Proteins encoded by one window of Clostridium bornimense:
- a CDS encoding DJ-1/PfpI family protein, whose product MSKKILMLVGDYTEDYETMVPFQTLQVLGYDVDSVCPNKKSGDFVRTAVHDFEGDQTYSEKRGHNFIINANFETIDTSNYIGLFITGGRAPEYLRLNERVVEIVQEFFNDTKPVAAICHGPQILAAANVVKNLKLTAYPTVAPEIRLAGGEYIETSVDEAIVDKNLITSPAWPGNTAIISEFIKLLGTKIVI is encoded by the coding sequence GTGAGTAAAAAAATATTAATGTTAGTAGGAGATTATACTGAAGATTATGAAACAATGGTACCTTTTCAGACATTGCAAGTATTAGGATATGATGTAGATTCAGTTTGTCCTAATAAAAAGTCTGGGGATTTTGTAAGAACGGCAGTTCATGATTTTGAAGGTGATCAAACTTATTCTGAAAAGAGGGGACATAACTTTATAATAAATGCTAATTTTGAAACTATTGATACTAGTAATTATATCGGTCTATTTATAACTGGTGGTCGCGCACCTGAATATTTAAGACTAAATGAAAGAGTAGTAGAAATCGTTCAAGAATTCTTTAATGATACAAAACCAGTAGCAGCTATTTGTCATGGTCCTCAAATTTTAGCAGCAGCAAATGTTGTTAAAAACTTAAAATTAACAGCATATCCTACCGTTGCACCAGAAATAAGATTAGCTGGTGGGGAATATATTGAGACAAGTGTCGATGAAGCTATCGTAGACAAAAATCTTATAACATCCCCAGCATGGCCAGGAAATACAGCTATAATTAGCGAATTTATCAAATTACTTGGTACTAAAATTGTAATTTAA
- a CDS encoding alpha/beta fold hydrolase, translated as MGYYINVEEDVNVYVEDLNKEGKDTVVFLHGWPGSSKLFEYQFNYLAEKGCRCIGIDQRGFGDSDKPLHGYDYDTLSDDLRCVVNTLNLKNFTLIGHSTGGAIAVRYMARHKGFGVSKLVLCAAAAPSLIRRSYFPYGIKRDVVDNIIKETYIDRPKMLKNFGKIFFYKKVSEPFSEWFLQLGFQAAGWSTAAIAKTWLREEKLFDDMKEISVPTLITHGVHDKVCLFPLAMQQHYLIDNSRLIKFENSGHALFYDEKDKFNREVLCFVRE; from the coding sequence ATGGGATATTATATTAATGTAGAGGAAGATGTAAATGTTTATGTGGAGGATCTTAATAAAGAAGGAAAAGATACTGTTGTCTTTCTCCATGGATGGCCTGGAAGTAGTAAGCTTTTCGAATATCAATTTAATTATTTAGCCGAAAAAGGTTGTCGTTGTATTGGAATAGATCAAAGAGGATTTGGAGATTCCGATAAACCTCTTCATGGATATGATTATGATACATTAAGTGATGATCTACGATGTGTTGTTAATACGTTAAATCTAAAAAACTTTACATTAATAGGACATTCAACTGGTGGAGCAATTGCTGTAAGATATATGGCTAGGCATAAAGGTTTTGGCGTATCTAAACTAGTACTTTGTGCCGCTGCTGCTCCCAGTCTTATAAGAAGATCATATTTTCCTTATGGAATTAAAAGAGACGTTGTTGATAATATAATAAAAGAGACATACATTGATAGACCAAAGATGCTTAAAAATTTTGGAAAGATTTTTTTCTATAAAAAAGTAAGTGAGCCTTTTTCAGAGTGGTTCCTACAATTAGGATTTCAGGCAGCAGGATGGTCAACAGCCGCTATTGCAAAAACATGGCTTCGAGAAGAAAAACTATTTGATGATATGAAAGAAATATCTGTACCAACATTAATAACCCATGGAGTTCATGATAAAGTTTGTCTATTTCCTTTAGCTATGCAACAACATTATCTTATCGATAATTCTAGACTAATTAAATTTGAAAACAGCGGACATGCTCTCTTCTATGATGAAAAAGATAAGTTTAATAGAGAAGTTTTATGCTTTGTTAGAGAATAA
- a CDS encoding 2'-5' RNA ligase family protein, protein MRYVIVSVVKGKAGDFNNNLRKDIFNKFKARSSKLPAHFTIKSPFEYDGDISNLEKAIEKICTNRKPASYNIDGYSHFDNRVIYMDVKMSKEGKDLHDNIIDEISKLPYIEFTNSDGKDKVFHVTLSSKRIQPIYNKLWDYVNQYPCQFNCLFDNVSIYTWKNSTWELYKEFDI, encoded by the coding sequence ATGAGATATGTAATTGTAAGTGTAGTTAAAGGGAAAGCAGGGGATTTCAATAATAACTTAAGAAAAGATATATTTAATAAATTTAAAGCTAGATCATCAAAATTGCCAGCTCACTTTACTATAAAATCACCTTTTGAATATGATGGCGATATTAGTAACTTAGAAAAAGCTATAGAAAAGATATGTACTAATAGAAAACCTGCATCTTATAATATAGATGGTTATAGCCATTTTGATAATAGGGTAATCTATATGGATGTTAAAATGTCTAAGGAAGGTAAAGATCTTCATGATAATATAATTGATGAAATAAGTAAACTTCCATATATTGAATTTACTAATAGTGATGGAAAGGATAAAGTTTTCCATGTTACATTAAGCTCTAAAAGAATCCAGCCTATATATAATAAGTTATGGGATTATGTAAATCAATATCCTTGTCAATTTAACTGCCTTTTTGATAATGTTTCTATTTATACGTGGAAAAATAGTACATGGGAGTTATATAAAGAATTTGATATTTAG
- a CDS encoding glutaredoxin family protein — protein MVKVYSTDSCPWCVKAKQYLKSKGVEYKEINVAEDMEGREEMVNLSGQMGVPVVNINGTIIVGFDRPAIDEALEEVK, from the coding sequence ATGGTTAAAGTATATTCAACAGATTCATGCCCATGGTGTGTTAAAGCAAAACAATATTTAAAAAGCAAGGGTGTAGAATATAAAGAAATTAATGTTGCAGAAGATATGGAAGGTAGAGAAGAGATGGTTAACCTTTCAGGACAAATGGGAGTTCCTGTAGTAAACATAAATGGAACAATAATTGTAGGTTTTGATAGACCAGCAATAGATGAAGCTTTAGAAGAAGTTAAATAG
- the trxB gene encoding thioredoxin-disulfide reductase encodes MEKQTKELDLVIIGGGPAGLTAAIYGSRAKLDLLLLEDSLVGGQIRSTYTVDNYPGFQSVSGNELADKMQAQAESLGATIDEFDSIVSVTLNDNEKIIETESYIYKPKAVIIATGSTPRKLPVPEEEKFSGKGIHYCAVCDGAMYEGKKIAIVGGGNSALEEALFLSKFGEVTIIRRYDYFNGEKSTLEEVLNNDRINILWNEDIKHVKGNNMVESVVVENTKTGEIKEIPMDGVFVSIGTMPKTDLFREYIELTKGGNIVTDENMQTNIKGVYAAGDVRDKMFRQITTAVSDGTIASLMAEKYINEEKGR; translated from the coding sequence ATGGAGAAGCAAACAAAAGAATTAGATCTTGTAATAATTGGAGGAGGTCCAGCAGGGTTAACTGCTGCAATATATGGTTCAAGAGCAAAATTAGATTTATTATTATTAGAAGACTCTTTAGTTGGTGGACAAATAAGATCTACTTACACTGTGGATAATTATCCAGGTTTTCAATCTGTATCAGGAAATGAATTGGCAGATAAGATGCAGGCGCAAGCTGAAAGCTTAGGAGCTACTATCGATGAGTTTGATAGTATAGTATCTGTAACATTAAATGATAATGAAAAAATTATTGAAACTGAAAGTTACATATATAAGCCTAAAGCTGTAATTATAGCTACAGGATCGACACCTAGAAAACTACCTGTACCAGAAGAAGAAAAATTTTCTGGAAAAGGCATTCATTATTGTGCTGTTTGTGATGGTGCAATGTATGAAGGGAAGAAGATAGCAATCGTAGGTGGAGGAAATTCTGCACTTGAAGAGGCATTATTTTTAAGTAAATTTGGTGAAGTAACTATAATAAGAAGATATGATTATTTTAATGGTGAAAAATCTACTTTAGAAGAAGTTTTAAATAATGATAGAATAAATATTCTTTGGAATGAAGATATTAAACATGTTAAAGGAAATAACATGGTAGAATCAGTAGTAGTAGAAAATACTAAAACTGGAGAGATAAAAGAAATACCGATGGATGGTGTTTTTGTTTCTATAGGAACAATGCCAAAAACTGATTTGTTTAGAGAGTACATAGAACTTACTAAAGGTGGAAATATAGTTACTGATGAAAATATGCAAACTAACATAAAAGGTGTTTATGCAGCTGGTGATGTTAGAGATAAAATGTTTAGACAAATAACTACCGCTGTTAGTGATGGAACAATAGCATCATTAATGGCTGAAAAATATATAAATGAAGAGAAAGGAAGATAA
- a CDS encoding DUF4883 family protein, which yields MKKLMKLLPFLLFPILLMTSCTFEINKDVQDPCKYIDKLKSELDTSKISSLELLEVKFNRNFLIDDYKNEMLNNSIDYLCIDNIENLDDTFNETPTYKLFITFDSNEKFVIEVFKNGLVSVFPWDGKGNKEYFSSANIPEGYNLYNYCEFINPKTYK from the coding sequence ATGAAAAAACTTATGAAGCTTTTACCTTTTTTACTGTTTCCTATTCTGTTAATGACATCTTGTACATTTGAAATAAATAAAGATGTTCAAGATCCCTGTAAATATATTGATAAATTAAAAAGTGAATTGGATACATCTAAAATTTCTTCCCTTGAATTATTAGAAGTTAAATTTAATAGAAACTTTTTAATAGATGATTATAAAAATGAAATGCTTAATAATTCAATTGATTATCTATGTATAGATAATATAGAAAACTTAGATGATACTTTTAATGAAACGCCTACATATAAATTATTTATTACATTTGACTCTAATGAGAAGTTTGTAATAGAAGTATTTAAAAATGGACTAGTTTCTGTATTTCCTTGGGATGGTAAAGGTAATAAAGAATATTTTTCAAGCGCCAATATTCCAGAAGGATATAACTTATATAATTACTGTGAATTTATAAATCCTAAAACATATAAATAA
- the folK gene encoding 2-amino-4-hydroxy-6-hydroxymethyldihydropteridine diphosphokinase, translating to MDKIYIKGLEVFANHGVFKEEKNLGQKFVIDVELELDLSDAGRYDELKKTIHYGLLSEAIIEEFTKQSYDLLEKATYELCKFVLINYDVVSVKITVRKPWAPIKRNFDYVAVEMEKRWHKVFLAVGSNVGDKEKNIRNAIEILDKNEEVKIKKVSTLIETDPVGYLDQDKFLNGAIEIETIFSPKELMSELLRIEKELKRKRIIKDGPRTIDLDILLYDNLINDDEFVTLPHPRMEERTFVMEPLNEIAPNAIHPILNKRISMIYKEL from the coding sequence ATGGATAAAATATATATAAAAGGTCTAGAAGTTTTTGCAAACCATGGAGTTTTTAAGGAAGAAAAAAATTTAGGGCAAAAGTTTGTAATAGATGTTGAATTAGAATTAGACTTAAGTGATGCTGGAAGATATGATGAACTGAAGAAAACTATTCATTATGGATTACTTAGTGAGGCCATAATAGAAGAATTCACAAAACAAAGCTATGATCTTTTAGAAAAAGCTACTTATGAATTATGTAAATTCGTTCTTATAAATTATGACGTAGTATCAGTGAAGATAACTGTAAGAAAACCTTGGGCTCCAATTAAAAGAAACTTTGATTATGTAGCAGTAGAAATGGAAAAAAGGTGGCATAAGGTATTTTTAGCTGTAGGATCAAATGTGGGCGATAAAGAAAAAAATATAAGAAATGCCATAGAAATCTTAGATAAAAATGAAGAAGTAAAAATAAAGAAGGTATCAACACTAATTGAAACAGATCCCGTTGGATATTTAGATCAAGACAAGTTTTTAAATGGTGCTATTGAAATTGAAACTATTTTTTCTCCAAAAGAACTTATGAGTGAACTTCTTAGGATAGAAAAAGAATTAAAGAGAAAAAGGATTATAAAGGATGGTCCAAGAACAATAGATTTAGATATTCTTTTATATGACAATCTGATAAATGATGATGAATTTGTAACATTGCCACATCCAAGGATGGAAGAAAGAACATTTGTTATGGAGCCTTTAAATGAAATAGCTCCAAATGCTATACATCCTATACTTAATAAAAGGATATCAATGATTTATAAGGAGTTATAA